The Desulfuromonas thiophila genome contains the following window.
CTGGCCATGCCCACGCTGATGCTGGGCTGGATTCTGACCCTGTTTCAGCGGGCGGCGACAGCCTTCGAGCGTCTTGATCTGGTGCTGCAGCTGCCGGCTGTGGCGGCCCATCCGCCAGCGCCGCCAGCGCCGGTTCCGCCCTGCGGCGCACCCGCAGCGGAAGCCCTGGGGCCGCGGTCCGGTCCGACTCTCCGCCTGCAAGGGCTGCGTTTTGCCTACGAATCGCAGCGCACGGCGGTGCTCGGGCCGCTGGATCTGACCATCGCCAGCGGTCAGTGTGTGGCCCTGGTTGGCCCGGTGGCCTGTGGCAAGACCAGCCTGCTACGGCTGTTGACTGGCCGCTATCCGCTGCCGCCGGGCATGCTGTTCATCGACGGCCGCGATATTGGCTCTCTCGATCTGGAGGATTACCGCCGGCGGTTGTCGGTGGTGCTGCAGGAGGGGCAGTTGTTCAGTGGCTCTCTGGCACAGAATCTGACCTTTGCCGCGCCGGCGACCCCTGCGGAACAGATTGACGAGCTGGTGCGGCAGGTCTGTCTCGATGAGGATCTGGCCCGCCTGCCCGCCGGCCTGGCCAGTCGGGTGGGCGAGGGCGGCCTGACCCTGTCTGGCGGTCAGCGCCAGCGGGTGGCGTTGGGGCGGGCCTTGTTGCGGCGCGGCGATCTGTGGCTGCTTGATGATCCCTTCAGTCATCTCGACGGCGCCACGGCGGATCGCCTGTGGCGTCAGCTGCGGCCGCAACTGGCCGGCTGTACGGTTGTCCTGGCGTTAAGTCGGGTGCGGCTGGCCTGTCAGGCCGACTGGGTGATCTGTCTGGAGCAGGGGCGTGTCCGTGAACAGGGCACGCCAGCGACCCTGCAGCACAGCGGCGGTGATTTTGCCCGGCGGCTGCGGCAGGAACAGCTGGCTGAGGAATTGGGGACGAACGACGCCAGCAGTCTGTCGCGGCAGGGCGGGGAGGTGGTGGCTGATGGCCGATGACGAGATGCGCGGTCGTCTGCTGGATGGCCGCCTGCTGGCCCGTTTTGTGCCGCTGTTGCGGCCCTATCGCCGGCTGGCCCTGCTTGGTTTTGCCCTGCTGCCGCTGATTTCACTGACCCGGGCCGGCCAACCGCTGCTGCTGGGCCTGGCCATTGACCGCAGCATCGTGCCGGGGGATCTGGCCGCGCTGCCGCCGCTGGCTCTGTTGCTGCTGCTGCTGGTGGTGCTGGAAGGCGCTTTGGTGTTCGGCCAGAACTACGGCGTGCAACTGGTCGGGCAGCGGGTCATGGCCGATTTGCGGCGCGTCAGCTTTGCCCGCCTGCAACGGCTGCCGCCGCGCTGGTTCGACTGGCAGCCGTCGGGTCGGGTGGTGACCCGCCTGACCTCGGATATCGAGCAGGTCGGTGAGCTGTTTGGTTCCGGCATCGTGTCGGCCTGTGGTGACCTGATGACCCTGGGCATGATCCTGGCGGTGATGCTGCGCCTGCATGGCCCCCTGACCCTGCTGACCTTCGCCCTGGTGCCACTGCTGGTGCTGGCATTGCTGCTGATTCGTCGGCCCATGCGCCAGTTGATGCGGCGGCTGCGGGCGCAGACCGCCAGTCTGGGGGCCTTTGTCGCCGAACGGGTCAACGGCATGGCCGAGGTGCAGATCTTCGGCCAGCAGCAGCGCAGCGCGGCCGAGTTCGAGGCGCTGCAGCAACCCTATCTGACCACGGCGCTGGCCTGGGTGCGCTGGGAGACCCTGTTTTACGCCAGCGTCCATCTGTTCGGCAGCCTGACCCTGGCGGCGATCGTTTATTTCGGCGGCGGCCAGGTGGTACAGGAGCAGCTGAGCTTTGGTCTTCTGGTGGCCTTTATCGAATATGCCCGGCGTTTTTTTCAGCCACTGACCGAGCTGGCATCGAAGTTCTCGGTGTTGCAGACCAGCAATGCCGCGCTGGAGCGTATCTTCGCGCTGCTGGATGAACCGCTGGAACCGGTCGGCGGGACAATGCCGCCGGCAGGCGCTGGCGTTTTAGGCTTTGAGGCGCTGAGCTTTTCCTACCAGCCGCAGACGCCGGTGCTGCGTCAGTTCGATCTGCAACTGGCGGCGGGTGAATGCGTGGCGCTGGTGGGCGATACCGGCAGCGGCAAAAGCACCCTGGCGCAACTGCTGCTGGGTTTCTATGCGCCCGATGAGGGCCGTATTCTGCTCAATGGTGGCGATATCGCCGCCATGGACAAGACGGCGCTGCGACGGCAGATCGGTTATGTGGCGCAGGAGCCGTTCCTGTTTTGCGGCAGCGTACGGCAGAATCTCGATCCGGCTGGCGCTGCGTCGGCAGAGCGTCTGGCGCAGGTGCTGGCCGAGGCTGGCGCCGAAGCCCTGGTGACGCGGCTGGGTGGGCTTGATGCGCCGGCCATTGGCCCGCGCGGTCGCAATCTTTCCAGCGGCGAACGGCAGCTGCTGGCACTGGCGCGGGCGCTGCTGCCTCAGCCTCAGGTATTGGTGCTGGATGAGGCCACCAGCCATCTTGATGGCGACAGCGAGGCGCTGATCTACCGTGCCCTGGCGCGGGTGGCGCGGCGCCGTACCACCCTGATGATTGTGCACCATCTGCGGCTGGCGGCCCAGGTGGCTGACCGGATTGTGGTGTTGCACCAGGGCCGGCTGGTGGAGCAGGGCTCCCATGCCGAGCTGCTGGCATTGCCGGGGCGCTATGCCCGCTTGTGGCATCTGCAGCAGTTGCAACAGCAGGCGCAGGAAACCCGATCAGCCGGCCGCGTGACCGGCGAGGAGACTCTATGACCATGCCAGTGCCGCCGGGCCGGCGCCATGGCCGGATTGTGCGCCATTACGGTGTCGAGGTCCGGTTGGCGTTTGATGATGGCGATTTCTTGACGGTGCGGGTGAAGCGCAACTCCGGTCATGTGGTGGGCGACCGGGTATGCTGGCACGGTGACCGGCTGGAACGGCTGGAACGGCGCACCCTGCTGCAGCGACAGGATCCATTTGGCAAGGTGCGCTCCCTGGCCGCCAATCTTGATGGTCTGGGCATTGTCCTGGCCCCCCAGCCGACGACGCCGGTGGCCTTTATCGAACGGGTGCTGGTTGCCGCCCGCAGCGCCGCCATCGCGCCCTTTTTGCTGGTCAACAAGGCCGATCTGGCTGGCAGCGCGGTGCTGGCGCAGCAGCTACGGCAGCAATTTGGCGATACCCAGCCGCTGCTGTTGGTCAGTGCTCTGAGTGGCGCCGGGCTGACGCCGTTGCGTGACCTGCTGGCGACACTGGGCTGCTGCGCTCTGGCGGGTCAATCGGGTGTTGGTAAAAGCGCCCTGCTCAACGCCCTTTGTCCCGGTCTTGATCTGCAGGTTGGTGAGCTGGCCGAAGGCGGCCAGGGCGGTCATACCAGCAGCGTGTCGACTCTGGTGGATCTGGCCAGTGGCGGCAGCCTGATTGATACGCCGGGTTTTCGCGATTTTGCCCCGGTGCAGATTGCCAGTGCCGAACTACCCGGCTGGTTCCCCGGTTTCGCCGAGCTGTTACACCAGCGTGCCTGCCGCTTCCGTGATTGTCGCCATCGGCAGGAACCCGGCTGTGTTATCCGTCAAGCCCTGGCTGACGGCAGCCTGTCCGCTGAACGCTATGGCCGCTATCTGGCGCTGCTTGATGAACTCGAAGCCGCCGAGCAGCGCCAGCGCGGCTGGTGACGGATGCGCCGGGAATCCCGGTTGTTATCGCGAACGATCAGCAGGAGGTTGAAAACGTCCTCTCCGGGGCTTTTTCAACGACGCCAGCCGAAAATGCGCTTTTTCGTCTTGCTTACAAAATCAATCCATTACGGAGCAACGATTGATTTTGGTCGCCCGTCCATGGGCTCTACAGGCTGTTTGTCAATAGCCTGGCAAATGGCAAAGGCCGACGGGCCGGTCTCCAGCAGGAGAAACCGGCCCGTCGGCCTTTTGTTTATCAGTGGGGTTCAGCCGACAGCATTGTTGACTTGAACCGAGAGCCAGGGCTTTCCGGTTGCCCTTTGCTGGCTGTTCGTGTCAGCGCTGCAGCTGGAAATAAAACTTCTTGCTGCTGCCGTGGCGGCTGCGGCCGTAGGTCTGCAGCAGCCAGTCGGTAGCGGCGTCGAGGGAGCCGAAGGTTTTGTGTGCGGTGGCGACGCCGACGGGTAGCTCAAGATCGCTGGCGAGGCGGGCCACCAGTCCCTGCGGATCTCGTTCGATGGTGCCGATGGGGCCGTCGTGGCCATCGCACAGCACCTCGAAGCGGTTGGCGTCACCGACGACGCGGTAGCCCAGGGTCAGGGGCGTGAGATGACGGTTTTGCTGCAGCTTGCGCAGGGCCATGTCGATGCGGGCGCGAGGTTCATCCTCGACGGCGGCACGTTCAGCCTGTGGCTGGCGGGCCGCCTGCTGTTTGGCGATCTTCAGCGCCTGACGGTACCAGTTGACGGCCTTGTTGTAGTCCTGTTCCAGGCCGCGGCCGTAGAAGTGATAGTCGCCCAGCTGCAGGGCCGGTGCCGGGTCGCTGCCGGCTTCGGCCGCCAGCAGCAGCCAGTGGCTGGCGCGGGGGTAATCGCTGCGCTGGTGAAAATGCCGTGCCAGATGCAGTCGGGCGGCCTGATGGCCGGCTTCGGCGGCCTGCTCGAAACATTGAAGTGCCAGCTGGTCGGGCTGGTCGCCGGCGAGAATGGTGGCATTGTACAGCAGGCCCATGTTGTAGAGCAGCTGGCTGTCGTTGGCTTTTTGTGCCCGCAGGGCCTGGTAGCCGTCGTTGAACAGGGCGCGGGCGGCGACGGCATTGTCGCCCAGCTGGCCGTTGAGGCAGTGGCTGGCATGGTGGTCGAGGGGCTGATAGCCGTCAGGCAGGTGATTGCTGTAGCTTTCCGCCAGCAGGATCTTGGCCTGAGGCCAGCCGCGTTCGGCCGCCAGTCGCAGAAAATCGATACCGGTTTCCTGCAGTTCGGTTTCGGCTCGGCAGACGAATTCCTTGCCGCGCTGATAATAATCCTGGGTGTCGCAGCGCCAGCAGACCTTGTAGCTGTAGTTGTAAAGTATGGCGGCCGTGGCGATAGCAACGCAGACAAAGAAGAACAAGCTGTTGAGCAGCAGACGTTTTCGGGCGGTCATGACAAGTCCTTAAGCCTCGCTCATTCGGCGGGAGTCAGATTGTGCGGGTTGCCGTGGCAGTCGCCGCAGCCGGAGGCGCCTTCGAGCATGGCAGGGCTGTGGGGCTGGGCGTGACAGTCGCTGCAGGCCGGCACCATGCCGTGCTCGCCGGCATGGCAGAAGGTGCAGTCCAACTGGCTGTGGGCCAGGTGGGAGCCGCTCAGGTCGGCGACGGCGTCACCGTGGCAGCCGCCACACTCGGTGTTGGGGACGTGGCTGCCGTAGTTGAGGCGGCTGACGTCGTGCACCGGATGGCACAGCATGCAGGTCTGGCTGCTGACGAAGGGATTATGCGGTTCGGCATGGCATTCGGTACACAGCGGCCGGTAACCGTGGCGCTGCTGATGGCAGTCATTGCAGGCCATGTCGCTGTGGGCGCTGGGGCGAGCCAATTCGGCTGCCGGTTCGGCGTGGCAGCGGGCGCACAGGGGTTCAAGGGTGGCCAGCGGCAGGCTGGCGACAGGTGCGTGCGCGTTGCGGTGGCAGTGCAGGCAGTCCTGCATCGGCTCGTCCTCGCCGTGGGGCTGGCCATGGCAATCGCTACAGGCCGGCACCCGTTCGGCCCAGCTGAGCTGGCGGCTGAAGTTGTGGAAGCTTTCATGGCAGTCGCGGCAGGGCTGGCGATGGCCGCCGCCGTCAGCTTTGAGAGTCTGAAAGACGCCTTCGTGGCACTGGGCACATTCAACGGCGGTCAGCGGCGGAATCTCCTGGTCGTAGAAATCCTCCGCGACTGCGGTGGTGGCCCCGCTGGCCAGCAGCGTCAGGCCGAACAGGGCGGTGGCAAACAAGCTGTGGCTCATGGTTTCCCTCGTTTCAAAGCGGCGCGGGCCTAGTTGCGCAGGGCGTGCGGGCCCTGATGACAGTGGTTGCAGTCGCTGAACTGCCGGTGGATGCCCGCATCGTGGGGCTGGCCGTGGCAGTTGTCGCAGCTGAGGATCACCTTGTGGGTACGGCGATGACAGAAGACGCACTCAAGGTTGCCATGCTCGGTATCGGTGGCACCAAGCTCTTTCAGGGGCTGTCGGTGACAGCTGCCACACAGTTGAGGCGCGATGCCGCTTTGGCCGAACTGCAGAGCCGTAGGGCTGTGCGGTTGGTGGCATTTAAGACAGTCGGCGTAGGCCATGTCACTGCTGTGACCATCGTGACAGTCCAGACAACTGCTGGCCAGACCGTGCTCGGCGTGGCATTCATTGCAGTCCATCTCCGCGTGGGCGCTGGGCCAGTCGTGCATCTCCCGGCCCGGCGCCGCATGGCAGGACAGGCAGATGGGTTTGACTGGTGACACTGCGCTCATGTCGATTCGCAGTGGTTCGTGCGGATTGTGACAACGCAGACAGCCGTCCACCCGGTAGTGTTCTGCCGCGCCGGGGGCATGGCAGTCGGCACAGGCCGGAATGACGCCGGATTCTGCCGGCGGGTGATTCTGGTGGCAATCGCTGCAGGTAATGGCGGTTTTGTGGGCGCCGCCGTGGGCGTCGAGGCTGGCGACGGTTTCCTCATGGCAGGCCGCGCACCAGCGGGTCGGGGTGCTGGGACTGAAGGCGTAAGCGGTGGGCCGGTGTGGCGCATGGCAGCCGGTGCAGTCCTGTTGCTGCATGCCGTCCTGGTGGGGTTCGTGGCAGTCAAGACAAGGGCTGAACTGACCGGATGCCAGACCATGACCGCTGTGACAATCGGTGCAGGCCTGGTCGGCGTGCAGGCTGGGATGTTGCTTGAAATCCTTGCCGACGGCTTCGTGACAGGTCAGGCAGGCCGCGGTGGCGTCGGGCAGAGCCGATAAATCGCTGATGCCAGGCGCGTGTGGCGCGTGGCAATCCTGGCAGCCCTGCAGGGCGAAGTGGGCCGCGTCCTTGGGGCCGTGACAGTCGCTGCAGGACGGGATGACCGCCTTGCCGGCCGGTGGATGGCTCTGGTGGCAGTCGAAACAGCCGATGGCGGTTTTATGGGCGCCGCCGTGTTCGGCGATGTCGCGGGCCGGCTGGCGGTGGCACTTGATGCAGTCGGCATCGGTCAGGGGGGGCACAGTTTGTTCGGCGGCGGCCCGGGCGGGGGTCTGACCACTGCTGAGCAGCAGAACACTGAGCAGCACCGTCAACAGATGGCTAGGGTGAAATCTCATCGGAGAACCTCAATGACGCTGCCGGTCGGACGCCCGGCTGGCAGGGGCGTCGCGCCCGCGGGAAAATGCCGCCCGCCGCCGGTTGGCGGCGGGCGCTGTTGCCATAAAGTGCGTTGCTCCCGTGGGCCGGGCTTATTCGGCCAGGGCGTGCGGGTTGAGATGGCAGTCGACGCAGTTGGGGAACTTCTGGTGCATCACGCCATGGGGCTGGCCATGGCAGTCATCGCAGCTGGTGACGGCCATGTGCTCGCCGCTGTGGCAGGTGGCACAATTGAGCTCGGCGTGCTTGCGCTTCGACTTGGCCAGCATGGTGGCGACATCCTCGTGGCAGGGCGCGCACTGGGCCGATGGCAGCTCATCGTTGTAGGTGACCTCTTTCGGGCTGTGCGGCTTGTGACACAGGGTGCAGTCGGTGTTGGTCTGTTGTGGGGCGTGGCCGTCATGGCAGTCGAGGCAATTGGAGAACTGACCTTCCTTGAGGCCGTGAGCGCTGTGACAGGCGTTGCAATCCTGCTCGGCATGTAGACTGGGGTGTTCCGTCATCTCTTTGTCCTGCTCGGGGTGACAGCTCAGACAGGCCGGTTTGACCTCGGCCAGGGCGCTGAAGTCCATCTCAAGGGGGCTGTGCGGATGGTGGCAGCCGCTACAGCCCTGTAGGGCGTAGTGGCTGCTTTCACTGGCGGCATGACAGAGGCTGCAGGCCGGGATGATGTCGCTGCCAAGGGGCGGATGCTCGGCGTGACAGTCCTGACAGCCCATGGCGCCGTGGGCGGCACCCTTGGCTTGTACCCGCTTTACGGCGTCCAAATGGCACTTGATACAGTCGCCGTCGGTCAGGTTCTCGTCAGCCAGCGCGGCGAGCGGGGCGCTCAGCAGGGCCAATAGCAGCACGATCAGGGGCAGACAGGCATTCATGGGCAAAAACCTCCTTCAACAAATCATGGAATGGGCCATCGCAGGGCAGAGCGACCGATGCCGTTGCGCTGCGATGCCGGAAAAGACGGCGCAGCCGCGAGAGAAAAGCAGGTTGCGTCAGGCAAATTGTATACAGTTGCGCAGGCCGCCATCAAAGCAGAATCTGCGGGATAGGTCAAGATTTGACTGTGATAGAACTTTGTTTTGCGTGATTCGGCCATGTGCGGATGGTCAGCGCCGCTGGCGGTGACTGGCCCTGTGGCGAACCGGTGTTTGACGGTCGACTTTTGTTGTGAAACGCGGTAATTTCCTGGTTTCGGAACCGAGCCCCGGCGGGCTGGTCCGTCTTGTTTTCGTACGCCGCCGGATAGCCCCTGGAGATCGCGACGATGATTGATCCGACATGGAAACCGGAAACCCTGGCCGTGCAGGGCGGCTATCGCCCCAAGGCAACCGAGCCGCGCATTGTGCCGATCGTGCAGAGCACCACCTTTAAGTACGACAGCGCCGATCATGTGGCGCGGCTGTTCGATCTGGATTGCGCGGACCATTTTTATTCGCGGCTGAGCAATCCGACAACGGCGGCCTTCGAACAAAAGCTGGCCCAGCTTGAAGGCGGGGTTGGTGCGCTGGCCACCTCCTCGGGCCAGGCAGCCATCAGCCTGGCGATTCTCAATATCTGCCGGGCCGGTCAGCATCTGGTGGCCGCTTCGACGCTCTACGGCGGCACCTATTCCCTGTTCTACACCACCCTGCCGAAGCTGGGCATCTCGGTCAGTTTTGTCGATCCGGCCGCCAGCGCGGAGGAAATCGCTGCCCAGTTTCGACCGGAAACGCGCCTGCTGTTTGCCGAAACCATCGGCAATCCGGGACTTAATGTGCTGGATTTTGATAAATTCGCCGCCGTGGCGCGCCAGCAGCAGGTGCCGCTGGTTATCGACAATACCTTTGCCACGCCCTATCTGTGTCGCCCCTTTGAGTTGGGCGCTGATATCGTGGTGCACTCGGCGACCAAGTACA
Protein-coding sequences here:
- a CDS encoding ABC transporter ATP-binding protein, translating into MLLTLRCLWPWLQPHRVVLLSGSLWILLSNLLLLSLPLLLRQAIAAIEQHDWNQVRFCAALMVLATLLGALSRVQSRLQILGCGRRVEVDLRRQLFGRLLDAPAPFFDRLGTGDLISRLTNDLTQVRMVAGFGLVSLINALVVYSLTLTAMLWLAPLLSLLALLPFVLLLWAVKRISRQVLHYSARTQEQLGGLSDRVDEAFNGQRSLRSAGFEPLVQRQFDAANAAYLADAEALARSRSLLVPLMSLVTPVGLLLVLFVGGRQVIAGSLQLGDLVAFNAFLVQLAMPTLMLGWILTLFQRAATAFERLDLVLQLPAVAAHPPAPPAPVPPCGAPAAEALGPRSGPTLRLQGLRFAYESQRTAVLGPLDLTIASGQCVALVGPVACGKTSLLRLLTGRYPLPPGMLFIDGRDIGSLDLEDYRRRLSVVLQEGQLFSGSLAQNLTFAAPATPAEQIDELVRQVCLDEDLARLPAGLASRVGEGGLTLSGGQRQRVALGRALLRRGDLWLLDDPFSHLDGATADRLWRQLRPQLAGCTVVLALSRVRLACQADWVICLEQGRVREQGTPATLQHSGGDFARRLRQEQLAEELGTNDASSLSRQGGEVVADGR
- a CDS encoding ABC transporter ATP-binding protein — encoded protein: MADDEMRGRLLDGRLLARFVPLLRPYRRLALLGFALLPLISLTRAGQPLLLGLAIDRSIVPGDLAALPPLALLLLLLVVLEGALVFGQNYGVQLVGQRVMADLRRVSFARLQRLPPRWFDWQPSGRVVTRLTSDIEQVGELFGSGIVSACGDLMTLGMILAVMLRLHGPLTLLTFALVPLLVLALLLIRRPMRQLMRRLRAQTASLGAFVAERVNGMAEVQIFGQQQRSAAEFEALQQPYLTTALAWVRWETLFYASVHLFGSLTLAAIVYFGGGQVVQEQLSFGLLVAFIEYARRFFQPLTELASKFSVLQTSNAALERIFALLDEPLEPVGGTMPPAGAGVLGFEALSFSYQPQTPVLRQFDLQLAAGECVALVGDTGSGKSTLAQLLLGFYAPDEGRILLNGGDIAAMDKTALRRQIGYVAQEPFLFCGSVRQNLDPAGAASAERLAQVLAEAGAEALVTRLGGLDAPAIGPRGRNLSSGERQLLALARALLPQPQVLVLDEATSHLDGDSEALIYRALARVARRRTTLMIVHHLRLAAQVADRIVVLHQGRLVEQGSHAELLALPGRYARLWHLQQLQQQAQETRSAGRVTGEETL
- the rsgA gene encoding ribosome small subunit-dependent GTPase A, with translation MTMPVPPGRRHGRIVRHYGVEVRLAFDDGDFLTVRVKRNSGHVVGDRVCWHGDRLERLERRTLLQRQDPFGKVRSLAANLDGLGIVLAPQPTTPVAFIERVLVAARSAAIAPFLLVNKADLAGSAVLAQQLRQQFGDTQPLLLVSALSGAGLTPLRDLLATLGCCALAGQSGVGKSALLNALCPGLDLQVGELAEGGQGGHTSSVSTLVDLASGGSLIDTPGFRDFAPVQIASAELPGWFPGFAELLHQRACRFRDCRHRQEPGCVIRQALADGSLSAERYGRYLALLDELEAAEQRQRGW
- a CDS encoding tetratricopeptide repeat protein, which codes for MTARKRLLLNSLFFFVCVAIATAAILYNYSYKVCWRCDTQDYYQRGKEFVCRAETELQETGIDFLRLAAERGWPQAKILLAESYSNHLPDGYQPLDHHASHCLNGQLGDNAVAARALFNDGYQALRAQKANDSQLLYNMGLLYNATILAGDQPDQLALQCFEQAAEAGHQAARLHLARHFHQRSDYPRASHWLLLAAEAGSDPAPALQLGDYHFYGRGLEQDYNKAVNWYRQALKIAKQQAARQPQAERAAVEDEPRARIDMALRKLQQNRHLTPLTLGYRVVGDANRFEVLCDGHDGPIGTIERDPQGLVARLASDLELPVGVATAHKTFGSLDAATDWLLQTYGRSRHGSSKKFYFQLQR
- a CDS encoding cytochrome c3 family protein; amino-acid sequence: MRFHPSHLLTVLLSVLLLSSGQTPARAAAEQTVPPLTDADCIKCHRQPARDIAEHGGAHKTAIGCFDCHQSHPPAGKAVIPSCSDCHGPKDAAHFALQGCQDCHAPHAPGISDLSALPDATAACLTCHEAVGKDFKQHPSLHADQACTDCHSGHGLASGQFSPCLDCHEPHQDGMQQQDCTGCHAPHRPTAYAFSPSTPTRWCAACHEETVASLDAHGGAHKTAITCSDCHQNHPPAESGVIPACADCHAPGAAEHYRVDGCLRCHNPHEPLRIDMSAVSPVKPICLSCHAAPGREMHDWPSAHAEMDCNECHAEHGLASSCLDCHDGHSSDMAYADCLKCHQPHSPTALQFGQSGIAPQLCGSCHRQPLKELGATDTEHGNLECVFCHRRTHKVILSCDNCHGQPHDAGIHRQFSDCNHCHQGPHALRN